ATTATAGAaggaaaaaagaacaaaaataaaatagaactCTTCAGAAGTCAACATTATTGAACTTacgtataaattaaaaatcaacatACAGCAAAACTGATACAAAAAATTTCTACAAATCAACTTACacaagtaattttattttataaacaatttttttttaattcataaaagtGCTTCTAAAAGAATATCCAAACAAAGGCTACATTACTATTAAACTTCAATAGCCGAGACCAACTAGAAAAATCAGGAAACGTACTCATTCTATAACGTCATTCCCTCCACATTCTCCTGATACTGTAAGATAATCATTACTGCAACCAAGACTCAACAAATTTTACGATAATCTGTGTAATGCACAAATTGAATTGAAAACGTAGGATATAAGACTTAAAATGAAATGTTCGAACACACTACACCCAAGGGAATATGGAACATGAAAAGTGAGCAAATAAGAATATGACAATTCTTAAACTTTAGCGGATTAAATTATCATGCACTTTAAATAAAATGCAAAAGGGGTCCGGGCAACCTTACTAGCTCTCACCCCTAGTGCCTGCATTACGCAGAACACCTCCATCTTATTTAGAATTTTGGAATCCTCTTATTTAGAGTTATTGTAAAAGCCACTTCAACATTTGGAAAATGTATTATAACTTACAAGGGTTTATTGATTTTATACCCTAAATTTTACTATGAAATTTGTTAAACAAACAATAAGAAGCTCATAGAAGTCAAACTCTAACAACAACCTTACACCCTAGAAATATTTCCACATGGGCCCCCAAATGAGAATGTAGAACtctctttcaaaatcaaatattctGACCAACTTCATTTCCGACCACGGTAATGAAATGTGTTAGCTGAAATCAGAAGTTCAAAACTGCTTTTTAAGCAAAACACTCGTAAATATCTCATACAAAGCTAGCAATGGCAATTTCATTTAATGATCAAAATTTATCTGCCGGCGAGGATGGTGTCAGCCCACTGATTAAAAAACGCAATGGAGACATTTTACATGTGCCTTAATTTCCAGTAAGGGAAAGAAGGAAAATTATCAGATGCTGGTTCAATCTCACCCTTGTATAAATAACATCACTTCTGTTGTCTGTCCTGCAAAGAATTTACTGATCAAAGGCTGGCATCAAGGGCCGCCAAACCATTGTGATAGAGGATGATAATGTCGGTCAGTCACTTGGCACCGGACTAATTCATGGGTGCAGTAGGTGGATGCAATACGTCAATACAGAGAGACAACATAGAACACCATCAAGATGGCCATAGTTGCAGCAGAAGATCAGCAGCAATCATTAAGTAGTTACAGACTTAGAATGCCTGGAACTCTCACAGCCTGGGCAGTTATGTAAGCTCTCATGAATGTAGATGTCACAATCAAGGCAAAACTGTTGTTTGCATTTTGGGCAAATGACAGAAAGTCCAGGCTTGTTTCCTGTGTCAAGAGTTCATAGTGGGGGTTTACGAAAACTGAGCAAGAACATATTGTACATGCAATACTatttggaagaaaaaagaaaattgaaaaggaaTTTTAGAGCCTTCACTGAATATTTTAAGCAGTGGGCGTCTGTCAGTAAACCAATCAATTTCACACAAAGCTTAAATACCTTAACCAAAAGAAGTCAATATTTTCTGTCATATATTCATGAAATATGACCATAAGCACTTAACATCGAATGTTacttcaaaaaaattcaaattctttGGTAATTGTAAACTTGTAATAAGAGCTTAAAACACACACATCGTTATTTAAAATTTGGGGTCCATTACATAACTTCAGCAATTCTTGCTTGAAGCATAGACGCATCAACATGATTACAGAAAGCAAAGGCTTTTGCGTCAAGTTAAAAAGTATTAGCTATTATCACGCACATAACATCATAGTTGATATCAATATATTTCGACACACTGTATCAAGCATATTGCACAAAAAATAGTTTATCTGCCGTCTAAAAAGCTTAAGCCACCACAGTCAGAGGGAAGAACTCTACAGGTAATAATATGTTGCAGTTTTCAATGCTCTGGGTGGTTAATATGGATGTTTATCACAGATATGATATTTTCCTTTCATCCGTTTAGGCTGCACAATGGAAGTAGTGTTGAATTTTCACGCTGGGATacgttaaaaatattaaacccCATCTCAAAAATACTATTGCTAATCTTTTTTACTATGGTTAGGTCCTTTTATTATAAGACAATACATATACAAACCAATTTAAACAGAATGATATCCGAAACAACTTCCATTACCAATTTATGACCTTATATAAAGTCCTATGAAATTACAGACCTATTTGCAATCTTTACCATCGTATCACATGTAAAGGGGTATGTGTATATAGTACATAGTAGACATAATATGTGGGCCAACAATATAAATTTGTACAGGCACCAGAAATGGAAATGTAGGAATAAACTTACCCTGAGTTAGAAGACTTTCTTGACAACCAAAACAAGTATTAGGAAAACTGCGGCTAGAATCATTTTGAGATGGAGAGACCTCATCAAACATCACAATAGGAAATAGATGATGGTATGACCTTGCCAAATGGGGTGAAGAAATAAGGGTCAATCCACAGACTCGACATTCAGTGGGAAGCTCACAGACACGAACTTTGCATCTTGGACAAGTGTATCCCCCTCCAGCCTTAGCCTCTTCATGACATGTGCATATTGCGACAGAACCCTCAGCTGACCGTTGTGGGAAACCCATCTTAATTAAATTAGCAGTAGCATACTCTGCTATTGCTGGAGGTGGTGGTGCATGCTCCAGGATCAACTCTTTAAAGTGGGACTGCATGAGATGTACACAAATATCTGAATGAATACATTCATGAACTATCAAGCATTTGAAAAATGCAAACAAATTCAAAGGTAATCAGAAATATTCAAGTACTTGTTCAAACTAAGGTTGAAATATAGAGGATACTACATCTACAAGGGCTTTTTCCATCAAAAGTAATAAACTAACCTCGTCTAGAGCAACAGAATAAGTCCCGCCAGTTTCCTGGCAGAGATGTTTACATACAAACATCTCAGCAGCAAGACCGATGACTGAGCAccttattttactctttttgcatTTTTGAATGGTTTCCATGAGATCACCAGGATCACACGTACTGAGAGCCGAATATAAGATAAGAGCTTCTCGATGACCATATGATGGGATTTGATTTAGACATCCAAGAACAAGCTCTAGTGCATTTTGTAAGGAGGCATCACCTGAGCAATCCAGTTTACCCATTAATGCGTTGATGTGGGACTCGGGACTGCCACCAAGTTCTGTTATGCAATTAGCAATCCCATCTTTTATAGTCACCAGACCAACGTGACTAAGTGGATTCTGATCAAAGAATTCCCTGATAAATACCTCAACCTGTTTCCCAATCACAGCCATCCTACTTGGTCGGAAGTCTCTCTCTGATGCTGCCTTCACATGATAACAGAAACCGAATTATATACAATATGAGATTAAAAGGATATACATGTAACTGATATGTTCTACATTTTATTTCCtcttatttatgttttagatttcttattatatatttctaccagtAATTGTATTGTTATCACAAATATTACATCAATCACAAGTTGAACAAGATACTTCTTGGCCCATAACCAGTTTCTTAACAGCTTTTTAGGCATACAGCACCACATAGAAACACTAGTGTGAGTGTGATACGCTTATGAACAACATACTTATGCACACATCCTCCATTCGAAATCCAATTTTCAAGTAATTAAAGCACCACTCCATGCCACACGACTCAGAAGCATAAGAAGAAGCTATAATTAAATACCTTAGACAGGTCAACGACAATGTACAGGTATCGTATAAGCCCCTTCTGAATTCGTGAAGTAGCCGCAGTGGCAGCAAGGTTACGAAGGCGTCTGCGATACTGAGCATGGTAAATGGCTGTAGTATCAATGGGGCGAAGAAGTCCAGATTCATCCTCCTGCAAAGCCTCCCATGATCTATCTTCTGCGTAAGTTCTCTCCCAGGCTTCAAGGTCTGCACCATCGTCGTCGTCGTCATCCTCTACGTCTCCATTTAGTGGCCTTTCAGCAGCATTATTCATAATTTCTAAACCAAAATAGGCACAGTTAACTAACCAATAACAGCAGCAACCAAAAAAACATCCGCATTCTATACTGAAACATCCGCACATCACAAAATTCGGTGCAACCAAACACGCAGAAATGAATCATTGTCAAAAAAAAAGGGCGTAACTCGATCATTGCGTTAATTTAGTCGCAATCCGTTTAGGAGGAATGAACggaattagaaaaataaaacggaaaaagaaaattgaagagaTGCAAAGTGAAAAGCAATTGGAAGGAGATTTAAAGGATATATAGAGTAGCATTGAAGGTGTTATTATTGAAGCGGGAACGAACGTACGGCATTTACAATCACCGAAAAGGAAATGAATGAATCTAAAGAGTGTAGAAATTACCTGAAATATGGAGCAATGAGTTCAAATTGAGACAAATACCGAAGTGGAAAAAACCCCAAGTATTCAAGATTCCTCTCGCTCTCTGCAACTCTACTCTCAAAATCCTCTCACGCAAGTCACACTGCAACACGCCCAAGTCCTATTCTTTTCACTTCCCAAACCAACAAATTGGGCCTTTTTGGGCTTCTTGTTACACTTATCAAACAGCCTTCTTTCtgcttttactttcttttaactaaaagatgtttctaaatattttgaaattttatttaaattcttctattttaaaaaaaatgcataacaTTTCGTCTCGTTATTAATTGTTATCTAAgttttttagaaaacaaaaatatacatttcaaacaaaattaatctaTTTTCCTTACAAGAAAAAGGCCAAACttcataattttaaagaaaaaatattttttttttcattttactgatcaca
This sequence is a window from Vigna angularis cultivar LongXiaoDou No.4 chromosome 2, ASM1680809v1, whole genome shotgun sequence. Protein-coding genes within it:
- the LOC108327743 gene encoding general transcription factor IIH subunit 2, encoding MNNAAERPLNGDVEDDDDDDGADLEAWERTYAEDRSWEALQEDESGLLRPIDTTAIYHAQYRRRLRNLAATAATSRIQKGLIRYLYIVVDLSKAASERDFRPSRMAVIGKQVEVFIREFFDQNPLSHVGLVTIKDGIANCITELGGSPESHINALMGKLDCSGDASLQNALELVLGCLNQIPSYGHREALILYSALSTCDPGDLMETIQKCKKSKIRCSVIGLAAEMFVCKHLCQETGGTYSVALDESHFKELILEHAPPPPAIAEYATANLIKMGFPQRSAEGSVAICTCHEEAKAGGGYTCPRCKVRVCELPTECRVCGLTLISSPHLARSYHHLFPIVMFDEVSPSQNDSSRSFPNTCFGCQESLLTQGNKPGLSVICPKCKQQFCLDCDIYIHESLHNCPGCESSRHSKSVTT